The following proteins come from a genomic window of Acinetobacter baumannii:
- a CDS encoding DUF1285 domain-containing protein: protein MVNQNNSPSDMGKIPLSDDKNLMNIAQYLKGVQQSHKRSIPPLEQWHPKHCGKMDLTVKANGEWWHEGQLIKRQALLDLFTKVLWKEEGKFYLKTPVEQIEIEVEDEPLLVNQVDQIEISGDDFLQLTTTNQDVILVDAEHPIFMREYAGELRPYVHVRFGINALIQRQAFYHLVNYGTLVENDKGETILQLKSGNLHLQLGT from the coding sequence ATGGTAAATCAAAATAATTCCCCATCGGATATGGGAAAAATACCGTTATCTGATGATAAAAACTTAATGAACATTGCACAATACTTAAAAGGTGTACAGCAAAGTCACAAAAGGTCAATCCCACCTTTAGAGCAATGGCATCCAAAGCATTGCGGTAAAATGGATTTAACGGTGAAAGCCAATGGAGAATGGTGGCACGAAGGTCAATTAATCAAGCGCCAAGCCCTATTGGATTTGTTTACCAAAGTCCTATGGAAAGAAGAGGGTAAATTCTACCTGAAAACCCCTGTAGAACAAATTGAAATCGAAGTTGAAGATGAACCTTTATTAGTCAATCAGGTAGATCAGATTGAAATTTCAGGTGATGATTTTCTACAACTGACGACGACCAATCAGGATGTGATTTTAGTTGATGCAGAACACCCGATTTTTATGCGGGAATATGCAGGGGAGTTGCGTCCTTATGTCCATGTTCGATTTGGTATTAATGCGCTTATTCAACGTCAGGCTTTCTATCATCTCGTGAACTATGGAACACTGGTCGAAAATGATAAAGGCGAAACCATTTTGCAGTTAAAAAGTGGTAATTTGCACTTGCAATTAGGCACTTGA
- a CDS encoding type B 50S ribosomal protein L31: MRKDIHPAYQQVLFHDTNADVYFLIGSTIQTKQTKEYQGQVYPYVTLDISSASHPFYTGEVRQASNEGRVASFNKRFARFNRKS; encoded by the coding sequence ATGCGTAAAGATATTCATCCTGCTTACCAACAAGTGTTATTTCATGACACCAATGCAGACGTGTACTTCTTAATTGGTAGTACCATTCAGACTAAACAAACCAAAGAATATCAAGGACAAGTCTATCCTTATGTGACTCTTGATATTTCAAGTGCATCACACCCGTTCTACACAGGTGAAGTACGTCAAGCAAGTAATGAAGGGCGTGTTGCAAGCTTTAACAAACGCTTCGCTCGCTTTAATCGTAAGAGTTAA
- a CDS encoding class I SAM-dependent methyltransferase yields the protein MIMQIRQFQAQRMQAPRDFTPIENTPICVEIGAGKGKHALLFSGQNPQHTLYAIERTREKFLAMQKQHGLEPRDNLIPVHADALPWVVHALYPAQVEHFFILYPNPEPHNPAQRWLNMPFFEFLLSRLKTGGTITLASNIPEYIEEAEQQLLNVWKLPYQKEKIAQTSARTHFEIKYLERGELCQQLIMTKPEGYNTRFDEFAPLQGQIHVE from the coding sequence GTGATTATGCAGATTCGTCAATTTCAAGCACAACGTATGCAAGCGCCTCGCGATTTTACCCCAATTGAAAATACTCCGATTTGTGTAGAAATTGGAGCAGGCAAAGGTAAACATGCTTTGCTATTTAGTGGGCAAAATCCTCAGCACACGTTATATGCAATTGAACGAACTAGAGAAAAATTCTTGGCCATGCAAAAGCAGCATGGTTTGGAGCCAAGAGATAATTTAATCCCTGTGCATGCAGATGCTTTACCTTGGGTTGTACATGCTCTATATCCTGCTCAAGTAGAACATTTCTTTATCCTCTATCCGAACCCAGAACCTCATAATCCGGCACAACGCTGGTTGAACATGCCATTTTTTGAGTTCCTGTTATCACGCCTGAAAACAGGTGGAACGATTACATTGGCAAGTAATATTCCTGAATATATTGAAGAAGCTGAACAACAGTTATTAAACGTGTGGAAGCTGCCTTACCAAAAAGAAAAAATTGCGCAAACTTCTGCACGTACTCATTTTGAAATTAAATATTTAGAGCGTGGCGAGCTTTGCCAGCAGCTTATTATGACCAAGCCTGAAGGTTATAACACTCGTTTTGATGAGTTTGCACCGCTACAAGGGCAAATACATGTCGAATAA
- a CDS encoding TIGR03862 family flavoprotein, producing the protein MSNKRIAIIGAGPAGLMAAEVLSQYAYEIDVFEQKPSAARKFLMAGKTGLNISHAEPLPQFIERYDHAEWLKPWVEKWDAVWIQNWMKGLGIDSYVGSSGRIFPVEMKAAPLLRAWLKRLAEQQVKFFYRHRCINLQGTTVTLENQNKQNTATFTQQYDAVVLACGAVSWSQLGSDGAWQQWMDQSCIEPFQASNAGVLHTWSAFMESCFGEPLKRINAWVEPSQVTHGDIVITHYGLESGVIYKLGRALREQQKQGKSLNLFLDLLPDVELTQLVKKLQASKKQSLTNIWRKAGLDTAKINLIREVVDKALWSQPETMAQKMKALQIKLDGFRPIEEAISCAGGVKQDALTESLELKQTSGVFCCGEMLDWDAPTGGYLLTACFATGRAASEGVHSFLEK; encoded by the coding sequence ATGTCGAATAAGCGGATTGCCATTATTGGTGCGGGGCCGGCTGGGTTAATGGCAGCTGAGGTACTGAGTCAGTATGCTTATGAAATTGATGTGTTTGAGCAAAAACCTTCGGCTGCGCGTAAGTTTCTGATGGCTGGTAAAACAGGGCTAAATATCTCGCATGCTGAACCATTACCCCAGTTCATTGAACGTTATGACCATGCAGAATGGCTCAAACCGTGGGTTGAAAAATGGGATGCAGTCTGGATTCAGAACTGGATGAAAGGATTGGGAATAGACTCGTATGTGGGTAGTTCCGGTCGTATTTTTCCTGTTGAAATGAAAGCTGCTCCTTTGCTTCGCGCTTGGTTAAAACGGTTAGCAGAACAGCAGGTTAAATTCTTTTATCGTCATCGTTGTATTAATTTGCAAGGTACAACAGTGACTTTAGAAAACCAAAATAAACAGAACACTGCAACCTTTACCCAGCAATACGATGCAGTCGTGTTGGCTTGTGGAGCTGTCTCTTGGTCTCAATTGGGCAGTGATGGTGCTTGGCAACAATGGATGGATCAATCTTGTATTGAACCTTTTCAAGCAAGTAATGCAGGGGTATTGCATACTTGGTCAGCTTTTATGGAAAGCTGTTTTGGTGAGCCTTTAAAGCGTATCAATGCGTGGGTTGAACCCAGCCAAGTTACTCATGGTGATATTGTGATTACTCACTACGGTTTAGAAAGTGGGGTCATTTATAAACTCGGACGTGCCTTAAGAGAACAACAAAAACAAGGAAAAAGCTTAAATCTATTTTTAGATTTATTGCCTGATGTAGAGCTTACACAGTTAGTTAAAAAGTTACAGGCTAGCAAAAAGCAATCGCTCACCAATATCTGGCGTAAAGCAGGCTTAGACACAGCTAAAATTAACTTAATTAGAGAAGTGGTTGATAAAGCACTATGGAGTCAACCAGAGACGATGGCGCAAAAAATGAAAGCACTTCAAATTAAGTTAGATGGCTTTAGGCCTATTGAAGAAGCGATTAGCTGTGCTGGTGGTGTTAAGCAAGATGCATTAACTGAAAGTTTAGAGTTGAAACAAACCTCAGGTGTTTTTTGCTGTGGCGAAATGCTGGATTGGGATGCTCCTACAGGGGGATATTTGCTGACAGCATGCTTTGCTACGGGACGAGCAGCTAGTGAAGGTGTGCATTCATTCTTAGAGAAATAA
- a CDS encoding GFA family protein produces MSQASPVYQGSCLCQGIRYEIKGDIGDIIQCHCQRCRKSNGTAFATNAPINSADFKITQGEDLIKKFAVNGVYRWFCSECGSPLISSRDAQPELYRLRIGTLDTPLDQKPTMHIFAASKAEWECIHDDLPQYDERP; encoded by the coding sequence ATGTCTCAAGCATCGCCAGTCTATCAGGGAAGTTGTTTATGTCAGGGTATTCGCTATGAAATTAAAGGCGATATCGGAGATATTATCCAATGCCATTGTCAACGCTGCCGAAAATCCAATGGAACAGCATTTGCAACGAATGCTCCTATCAATAGTGCAGATTTTAAAATTACGCAAGGTGAAGACCTTATCAAAAAATTTGCTGTGAATGGTGTGTACCGTTGGTTTTGTAGCGAATGTGGTTCACCGCTTATTAGCTCGCGTGATGCTCAGCCTGAACTGTATCGTTTAAGAATTGGGACACTAGATACACCATTAGACCAAAAGCCGACAATGCATATTTTTGCTGCTTCAAAGGCAGAGTGGGAATGCATTCATGACGATTTACCGCAATATGATGAACGTCCATGA
- a CDS encoding electron transfer flavoprotein-ubiquinone oxidoreductase, whose amino-acid sequence MEHIERESMEFDVVIVGAGPAGLSAAIKIRQLAIENNLPDLSVCVVEKGSEVGAHILSGAVLEPRAINELFPNWKEEGAPLNVPVTEDKTFFLLSETTSKEAPHWMVPKTMHNDGNYVISLGNVVRWLGQKAEELEVSIFPGFAASEVLYHEDGTVKGIQTGDMGIGKDGEPTHNFTPGYELHAKYTLFAEGCRGHLGKRLIAKYNLDKDADPQHYGIGIKELWEIDPAKHKPGLVMHGAGWPLSETGSSGGWWLYHAENNQVTLGMIVDLSYENPHMYPFMEMQRWKTHPLIKQYLEGGKRISYGARAVVKGGFNSLPKLTFPGGCLIGDDAGFLNFAKIKGSHTAMKSGMLCGEAVFEAIAAGVEKGGDLAVARVTEGEDLFVKELTSYTDKFNNSWLKEELYNARNFGPAMHKFGQWIGGAFNFIDQNVFKVPFTLHDLKQDFAVLKTVDATSFKPTYPKPDGKLTFDRLSSVFISNTVHEENQPAHLKLTDPSIPVNVNLPKWDEPAQRYCPAGVYEIMENDDGSKRFQINAANCVHCKTCDIKDPSQNITWVTPEGGGGPNYPNM is encoded by the coding sequence ATGGAACACATCGAACGTGAATCGATGGAGTTTGACGTTGTCATCGTAGGTGCAGGACCTGCAGGTCTATCTGCTGCGATTAAGATCCGTCAATTAGCGATTGAAAATAACTTACCCGATCTTTCAGTTTGTGTAGTTGAAAAAGGCTCTGAAGTAGGTGCGCATATCTTATCTGGTGCTGTACTTGAACCGCGTGCTATTAATGAACTTTTCCCGAACTGGAAAGAAGAAGGCGCGCCTCTTAACGTACCTGTAACTGAAGACAAAACATTCTTCTTGCTTTCAGAAACTACCTCTAAAGAAGCACCTCACTGGATGGTTCCTAAAACCATGCACAATGATGGTAACTATGTTATCTCGCTAGGTAACGTTGTTCGCTGGTTAGGTCAAAAAGCTGAAGAATTAGAAGTTTCTATCTTCCCTGGCTTTGCTGCATCTGAAGTGCTTTACCATGAAGATGGTACTGTAAAAGGTATTCAAACTGGTGACATGGGTATTGGTAAAGATGGCGAGCCTACACATAACTTTACTCCGGGTTATGAACTTCACGCCAAATACACTCTCTTTGCTGAAGGCTGCCGTGGCCACTTAGGTAAACGCCTAATTGCAAAATATAATCTTGATAAAGATGCAGATCCACAACATTACGGGATCGGGATTAAAGAACTTTGGGAAATTGACCCAGCAAAACATAAACCGGGTCTAGTGATGCACGGTGCTGGTTGGCCATTGTCTGAAACTGGTTCTTCTGGTGGTTGGTGGTTATACCACGCTGAAAACAATCAAGTGACTTTGGGTATGATTGTGGACTTGTCTTATGAAAATCCACACATGTACCCATTCATGGAAATGCAGCGCTGGAAAACTCACCCACTCATCAAACAGTATTTAGAAGGTGGTAAACGTATTTCTTACGGCGCACGTGCTGTAGTGAAAGGCGGTTTCAACTCTTTACCTAAATTGACTTTCCCAGGTGGTTGCTTAATTGGTGATGATGCAGGTTTCTTAAACTTTGCGAAAATCAAAGGTTCACACACTGCCATGAAATCAGGCATGTTATGTGGTGAAGCGGTATTTGAAGCAATTGCTGCCGGAGTTGAAAAAGGTGGTGATCTTGCGGTTGCCCGTGTAACCGAAGGCGAAGATTTATTCGTTAAAGAATTAACTTCTTACACAGACAAATTTAACAACAGCTGGTTAAAAGAAGAGCTTTATAACGCTCGTAACTTTGGCCCTGCAATGCATAAATTTGGTCAATGGATTGGTGGTGCATTTAACTTTATTGACCAAAACGTCTTTAAAGTACCATTCACTTTACATGACTTGAAACAAGACTTCGCTGTATTGAAAACTGTTGATGCAACGAGCTTCAAGCCAACTTATCCAAAACCAGATGGCAAACTGACATTTGACCGTTTATCTTCTGTGTTTATCTCAAACACTGTACACGAAGAAAACCAGCCAGCTCACTTGAAGCTTACTGATCCTTCAATTCCAGTGAACGTAAACTTACCGAAATGGGATGAGCCTGCACAGCGCTACTGCCCTGCTGGTGTTTACGAAATCATGGAAAATGATGACGGCTCTAAACGCTTCCAGATTAACG
- a CDS encoding HopJ type III effector protein, with translation MAQELLAQLQAGTAKFSDVLAYIEARYQHTPTAFQNGAQHNAATENQGSAKVFSFAKLQGLDQAQTLSLFAEHYASVLATPEGTDHQNIRQFMQNGWDGVKFEGQALTEK, from the coding sequence ATGGCACAAGAGTTACTTGCCCAATTACAAGCAGGCACAGCAAAATTTTCAGATGTTTTAGCTTATATTGAAGCACGCTACCAACATACTCCAACAGCTTTTCAAAATGGCGCACAGCATAACGCTGCAACTGAAAATCAAGGCAGTGCGAAAGTTTTCTCTTTTGCCAAGTTACAAGGTTTAGACCAAGCACAAACTTTAAGTTTATTTGCAGAGCACTACGCATCTGTATTGGCTACCCCAGAGGGAACTGACCACCAAAATATTCGTCAGTTTATGCAAAATGGTTGGGATGGTGTGAAGTTTGAAGGTCAGGCTTTAACTGAAAAGTAA
- a CDS encoding ABC1 kinase family protein, with product MAKNASSPGKRFMKLAGMTASIATKTVSNSIRNLTADEEQKLAAKTKLFQDIGLQIADTLGEMKGAVMKVGQIASQYKDIFPPEVAKAISKLQRQAPAMPFAAIQQQVERELGKPLNVAFKSFEQEPFAAASIGQVHKAVLPSGEQVVVKVQYPGVDEACESDLKQVRLALRLMGVLKIDKKLQDQLFAEIQDSLSAELNYEIEAQNLEVFKTFHSKLDDKIIIPTVYKDYSSRRILTLSLEQGDSIETASSWPIEIRNTIGRRLIRALGQEMFFLKRFHCDPHPGNFAFRQDGSVIIYDYGSVKTLSNEIVYSFKRLVNAARHEDIDLIETELLELHSLAEKGKFPSDLYKLWIEVLLRPLTTTYDFAENSSHHDGMLLVKKSLKYWDVFKPSPDTLMVNRTISGHYWNLIHLKVHDNLNDLFEELVPLSN from the coding sequence ATGGCAAAGAATGCAAGTTCACCTGGCAAACGATTTATGAAACTTGCAGGAATGACCGCGAGCATTGCAACAAAAACCGTTTCTAACTCGATTCGAAACCTGACTGCGGATGAAGAACAGAAACTGGCTGCAAAAACAAAATTATTTCAAGATATCGGACTTCAAATTGCAGACACCTTGGGAGAAATGAAAGGTGCGGTCATGAAGGTCGGACAAATTGCATCGCAATATAAAGATATCTTCCCGCCCGAAGTCGCCAAAGCGATATCAAAACTACAACGCCAAGCTCCAGCTATGCCTTTTGCAGCGATTCAGCAACAAGTTGAACGTGAGCTTGGCAAACCACTGAATGTTGCCTTTAAATCTTTTGAACAAGAACCTTTTGCTGCTGCATCGATTGGGCAAGTTCACAAAGCTGTTCTGCCAAGTGGCGAACAAGTTGTGGTTAAAGTTCAATATCCCGGTGTTGATGAAGCCTGTGAAAGTGATTTAAAACAAGTACGTTTAGCCCTTCGCTTAATGGGTGTACTTAAGATTGATAAAAAGCTACAAGATCAGCTTTTTGCAGAGATTCAAGATAGTCTATCAGCAGAGCTTAACTATGAAATCGAAGCTCAAAATCTTGAAGTCTTTAAAACTTTTCATAGTAAATTAGACGACAAAATTATTATCCCGACTGTTTATAAAGATTACTCTTCAAGACGTATTTTAACCTTAAGCCTTGAACAAGGTGACAGCATTGAAACTGCTAGTTCTTGGCCTATCGAAATTCGAAACACAATTGGCCGTCGTCTAATCCGCGCTTTAGGTCAAGAAATGTTCTTTTTAAAACGTTTCCACTGTGACCCCCACCCAGGTAACTTTGCCTTCCGCCAAGATGGTAGTGTGATTATTTATGACTATGGCAGTGTTAAAACACTTTCCAATGAAATTGTGTATAGTTTCAAACGACTGGTGAATGCAGCTCGCCATGAAGATATCGACTTAATTGAAACAGAATTACTCGAACTACATTCACTAGCAGAAAAAGGTAAATTCCCGAGCGATCTTTATAAACTCTGGATTGAAGTGTTATTGCGCCCGCTTACCACAACCTATGATTTTGCAGAGAACTCATCACATCATGATGGCATGCTACTCGTGAAGAAATCTTTAAAATATTGGGATGTCTTTAAGCCTTCACCAGATACATTAATGGTCAATAGAACCATTTCAGGACACTACTGGAACCTCATTCACTTAAAAGTGCATGACAATCTTAACGATCTATTTGAAGAGCTTGTACCACTTTCTAACTAA
- the murI gene encoding glutamate racemase produces the protein MTAIQPLFTELEPMPKALADAPIGIFDSGIGGMSVAAEIAKYLPNERIVYYADTAYVPYGPRSDEEIRELTARAVDWLYRQGCKIAVVACNTASAFSLDHLREHYGEHFPIVGLVPALKPAVLQTRSKVVAVLATPATFRGQLIKDVVEKFAVPAGVKVMTLTSLELVPCVEAGQQMSPVCLNALREVLQPAVEQGADYLVLGCTHYPFLNEAIHHLFDNQFTLVDSGLAVARQTARILIKNELLCDQTRQNVARIECYVSGNNADALQPVLQNMIPQELTWTLHNLS, from the coding sequence ATGACAGCCATACAGCCTTTATTTACTGAATTAGAACCTATGCCTAAAGCATTAGCAGATGCCCCAATTGGTATTTTTGATTCAGGTATTGGAGGTATGTCGGTTGCAGCAGAAATTGCCAAATATTTGCCAAACGAACGTATTGTATATTATGCAGATACAGCCTATGTTCCGTATGGTCCTCGCTCTGATGAAGAAATCAGGGAACTGACCGCTCGTGCCGTCGACTGGTTATATCGTCAGGGCTGTAAAATTGCGGTCGTAGCTTGTAATACTGCTTCCGCATTTAGCCTTGATCATTTACGAGAACATTATGGCGAACATTTCCCGATTGTTGGCTTGGTACCGGCACTAAAACCTGCCGTATTACAAACTCGTTCTAAAGTAGTTGCAGTACTGGCAACACCAGCTACTTTTCGTGGACAACTCATTAAAGATGTTGTCGAAAAGTTTGCTGTTCCGGCGGGTGTTAAAGTGATGACTCTAACGAGTTTAGAGCTTGTCCCATGTGTAGAAGCAGGGCAGCAAATGAGCCCTGTTTGTTTAAATGCATTAAGAGAAGTTTTACAACCTGCAGTTGAGCAAGGCGCGGACTATTTGGTACTTGGTTGTACGCACTATCCGTTTTTAAATGAAGCTATTCATCATCTTTTTGATAACCAATTCACACTGGTTGATTCGGGTTTGGCAGTTGCCCGACAAACAGCCCGTATTTTAATAAAAAATGAGTTATTATGTGACCAAACGCGTCAGAATGTTGCACGTATTGAATGTTATGTAAGTGGTAATAATGCAGATGCATTACAACCTGTTTTACAAAATATGATTCCACAAGAATTGACATGGACGCTGCACAATCTGAGTTGA
- a CDS encoding DNA gyrase inhibitor YacG has product MPRTFPCPRCGEPSVWEGNEFRPFCSERCKLIDLGAWANDEYRLPTQDAPQQDKGSQHEDDYED; this is encoded by the coding sequence ATGCCACGTACATTTCCCTGCCCACGCTGTGGTGAACCAAGTGTTTGGGAAGGTAATGAATTTCGCCCGTTTTGTTCTGAACGTTGCAAACTTATTGATTTAGGCGCTTGGGCAAACGATGAATATAGACTGCCTACCCAAGATGCTCCTCAGCAAGACAAGGGTAGTCAGCATGAAGATGATTATGAGGATTAA
- a CDS encoding DUF4062 domain-containing protein codes for MLDTRYQIFISTSGREMQPEFMVLSQTLVNMGFFAWGLEYRNPLTTTLARRQIDESDYVVLLLGSQYGEQSISGASYFSLEYEYALSRAKPIVVFMHEQPESRDKHLQETHPQLKEKFLAFRKKLLHEANHIFYFKSPRDLELAVRLNMPLMVEQYMGQGWVPARQAHHLEDEINRLKSKVLQLEQQLAESSIQANEVAPQDVFAFEYQIQAFQDGNFKELKRQRQMTWSQLLSILAKHFETAMPEENFGTCLNEYLNQDGLEDARQELPRAHAVAGAQINHKALFRIKKQMQSQGWIVPTKIDQQHSLWKVTTKAQKLLLSYKWNHRSTRLKA; via the coding sequence ATGCTCGATACACGCTATCAGATTTTTATTTCAACCTCAGGTCGCGAGATGCAACCTGAATTTATGGTTCTTTCCCAAACTTTAGTCAATATGGGATTTTTTGCTTGGGGGTTAGAATATAGAAATCCTCTAACAACGACGCTTGCCCGTCGGCAAATTGATGAGTCGGATTATGTTGTTTTGCTGCTGGGTAGTCAGTATGGGGAGCAATCAATTTCAGGGGCGAGTTATTTTTCTTTAGAGTACGAATATGCCTTAAGTCGCGCGAAGCCCATTGTCGTCTTTATGCATGAACAACCTGAAAGTCGTGATAAGCATTTACAAGAGACTCATCCGCAGCTTAAAGAGAAATTTCTGGCATTTCGAAAAAAGTTATTACATGAAGCGAATCATATTTTTTATTTTAAAAGCCCACGTGATTTAGAACTTGCTGTTCGTTTAAATATGCCTTTAATGGTTGAACAATATATGGGACAAGGTTGGGTGCCTGCACGCCAAGCGCATCATTTGGAAGATGAAATTAATCGATTAAAAAGTAAAGTTTTACAACTAGAACAACAGCTAGCAGAATCATCAATTCAAGCAAATGAAGTGGCACCGCAAGATGTTTTTGCTTTTGAATATCAAATTCAGGCTTTTCAAGATGGCAACTTTAAAGAGCTTAAGCGCCAGAGACAAATGACTTGGTCTCAACTGTTAAGTATTTTGGCTAAACATTTTGAGACAGCCATGCCAGAAGAGAACTTTGGGACTTGCCTCAATGAGTATTTAAATCAGGACGGGTTAGAAGACGCTCGCCAAGAGTTGCCTAGAGCCCATGCAGTGGCAGGTGCACAAATTAATCATAAAGCCCTGTTTCGTATTAAAAAGCAAATGCAATCACAAGGATGGATTGTTCCAACCAAGATTGATCAACAACATAGTTTATGGAAAGTAACGACCAAAGCCCAAAAGCTCTTGCTCAGTTATAAATGGAATCATCGGAGTACTCGATTAAAAGCTTAG
- the hemH gene encoding ferrochelatase → MSFEQKPKVTVILANLGTPDEATVPAVRRFLKQFLSDPRVIEIPKFIWWIILNLFVLPFRPKRVAHAYASVWSTDSPMREIVFEQTQRVQAYLERENKQFDLTVLPAMTYGNPGIDAVLEKLSAHPQEHVILLPLFPQYSATSTAPLYDAFAKWIPTQRNLPGLTIIKDYYQHPMFIQALAESVLAYQEQHGKPEKLLMSFHGIPQPYADKGDPYADRCRITAKLVAEALHLKDDEWAISFQSRFGKQEWVKPYTDQLLQDWAKQGVKSVQVLSPAFSADCLETLEELAIQNAELFQQAGGGSYAYIPALNSDQAHIDLLAGLVQANLDALTHTLAHR, encoded by the coding sequence ATGTCGTTTGAACAAAAACCGAAAGTTACTGTCATTTTAGCGAATTTAGGTACACCGGATGAGGCAACTGTCCCAGCGGTGCGCCGTTTTTTAAAACAGTTTTTATCTGATCCACGTGTAATTGAAATTCCAAAATTCATTTGGTGGATTATTTTAAATCTGTTTGTTTTGCCTTTTCGCCCAAAAAGAGTAGCGCATGCCTATGCTTCGGTATGGTCTACCGATTCACCAATGCGTGAAATTGTATTTGAGCAAACTCAACGTGTGCAGGCTTATTTAGAGCGTGAAAATAAACAGTTTGATTTAACTGTGTTGCCCGCTATGACTTATGGTAATCCGGGTATTGATGCAGTTTTAGAAAAATTGTCGGCTCATCCACAAGAGCATGTCATTTTACTGCCTTTATTTCCTCAATATTCTGCGACATCGACTGCCCCATTATATGATGCTTTTGCTAAGTGGATTCCTACTCAGCGAAATTTGCCGGGTCTGACCATTATTAAAGATTATTATCAACATCCAATGTTTATTCAGGCGTTGGCAGAAAGTGTTCTAGCTTACCAAGAGCAACATGGAAAACCTGAAAAACTGTTGATGTCATTTCACGGTATTCCACAGCCTTATGCAGACAAAGGCGACCCTTATGCAGACCGTTGCCGTATTACAGCAAAGTTAGTCGCTGAAGCTTTGCATTTAAAAGATGATGAATGGGCAATTAGTTTCCAATCACGTTTTGGCAAACAAGAATGGGTGAAACCTTATACTGATCAACTTTTACAAGATTGGGCGAAGCAGGGCGTTAAGTCTGTTCAGGTCTTAAGCCCAGCTTTTTCTGCTGACTGTTTAGAAACGCTTGAAGAGCTCGCTATTCAAAATGCTGAGTTATTTCAGCAAGCTGGTGGTGGTAGCTATGCTTACATCCCTGCTTTAAACAGTGATCAAGCGCATATTGATTTGCTTGCAGGTTTAGTTCAGGCTAATCTTGATGCCCTTACCCATACCTTAGCCCACCGTTAA
- a CDS encoding MBL fold metallo-hydrolase: MLQVKIVPVTAFAQNCSLVWDSETKEAVLIDAGGDAAVLKKEVEALGLKVKALWLTHGHLDHAGAVGELAKEWSVPVVGPHKEDQFWLDMIQEVSARYGFPIPQPVKVDQWLEGGEVLKLGEDEFEVRFAPGHTPGHVMFYNKNHGLLWTGDVLFKGSIGRTDFPRGNHEQLIESIQRECFSLPDETQFISGHGPMSTIGYEKQFNPFVAGKAG, translated from the coding sequence ATGCTGCAAGTCAAAATTGTTCCAGTTACTGCTTTTGCTCAAAATTGTTCTTTAGTTTGGGACAGTGAAACAAAAGAAGCAGTTTTGATTGATGCAGGCGGCGATGCTGCTGTTTTGAAAAAAGAAGTAGAAGCCTTAGGTTTAAAAGTAAAAGCGTTATGGCTTACTCATGGGCATTTAGATCACGCTGGGGCTGTAGGTGAACTCGCAAAAGAGTGGAGTGTTCCTGTTGTTGGTCCGCATAAAGAAGATCAGTTCTGGCTAGATATGATTCAGGAAGTTTCGGCACGTTATGGTTTTCCAATCCCACAGCCTGTAAAAGTCGATCAATGGCTTGAAGGCGGTGAAGTGCTAAAACTGGGTGAAGATGAGTTTGAGGTACGTTTTGCACCAGGACATACACCAGGTCACGTCATGTTCTATAACAAGAATCATGGTTTACTCTGGACTGGCGATGTCCTGTTTAAAGGCTCAATTGGAAGAACAGATTTTCCACGTGGTAATCATGAGCAACTGATTGAATCAATTCAGCGTGAGTGTTTTAGCTTACCAGATGAAACCCAGTTTATTTCTGGACATGGGCCAATGAGTACCATTGGCTATGAAAAACAATTTAACCCGTTTGTCGCAGGTAAGGCGGGTTAA
- the crcB gene encoding fluoride efflux transporter CrcB: MYYPLLSIALGSVLGAWLRWFLGLKLNPIYPQIPLGTVTVNLVGGFIIGFAMAYFAHSDLSPNYKLFVITGFCGALTTFSTFSIEIVTLLQSGKWGMAMLAISIHLIGSLIFTCLGLATCYWVAGH, from the coding sequence ATGTATTATCCTTTACTTTCAATTGCCTTAGGTTCAGTTCTTGGGGCGTGGTTGCGCTGGTTTTTAGGTTTAAAACTGAACCCGATTTATCCGCAAATTCCGTTGGGTACTGTTACTGTTAATTTGGTCGGTGGCTTTATTATTGGTTTTGCGATGGCTTATTTTGCTCATAGCGATTTGAGCCCGAACTATAAACTTTTCGTAATCACAGGTTTTTGTGGCGCTTTAACTACATTCTCAACTTTCTCAATTGAGATCGTCACCTTATTACAAAGTGGTAAGTGGGGAATGGCAATGTTGGCCATTTCTATTCATTTAATTGGGTCTTTAATTTTTACGTGTTTGGGGTTGGCGACTTGTTATTGGGTAGCGGGGCATTGA